Proteins encoded in a region of the Panthera uncia isolate 11264 chromosome B2 unlocalized genomic scaffold, Puncia_PCG_1.0 HiC_scaffold_24, whole genome shotgun sequence genome:
- the LOC125938451 gene encoding coiled-coil alpha-helical rod protein 1 isoform X3 — MFRPSGSTGLIPPSHFQARPLPTLSRMAPTWVSDIPLVQPPAHQDVSERRPDQRPQMIMWEQDVSGNVQEPGRRGRSVELEGSQALSQQAELICRQLRELRRLEEEVLVLRETSLQQKMRLEAQAMELEALARAEKAGRAEAEGLRAALAGAEVVRKNLEEGSQRDLEEVKRLHQEQLSSLTQAHQEALSSLTNKAEGLEKSLNSLETRRAGEAKELAVAQKEAELLQKQLSKTQEDLEAQVTLVENLRRYVGEQVPPEVQSQTWESERQELLETVQHLQEDRDGLHTTVELLQVRVQSLMHILAMQEEELARKVQPSDSLEPEFTRKCQSLLKRWRDKVFALMVQLKAQELEHRGCMEQLKGQVAELQERVVAQSQEQAILQRSLQDKATEVEVERMGAKALQIELNRAQEAQRRRQQHTATAEEQLKLVANSVSSFQTWLQSTVADMERATTRLPSLSSRVSYAVRRVHTVQGLMARKLALVQLRQESCPQPPPATDVSLELEQLREERNRLDTELQLSAHIIQREVGQAREQGEAERQQLSKVAQQLEQELQRTQESLASVGLQLEAARQGQQESTQEAASLRQELTQQQEIYGQALQEKVAEVETRLREQLLETERRLNEARREHGKAVVSLRQMQRKATREKERNQELRRLQDEARKEEGLRLTQRLQELERDKNLMLATLQQEGLLSRYKQQRLLAVLPSLLDKGKSVESGPRAPGSSAPVPPAVAPTSRESIKGSLSVLLDDLQGLSEAISKEEAVSQGDNQNYPPPVCL; from the exons ATGTTTCGACCTTCAG GTTCCACTGGGCTGATTCCCCCATCCCACTTCCAAGCTCGTCCCCTTCCAACTCTATCAAGAATGGCTCCCACCTGGGTCTCAGACATTCCCCTGGTCCAACCCCCAGCCCATCAAGATGTCTCAGAGAGGCGGCCAGACCAGAGACCTCAAATGATAATGTGGGAACAGGATGTTTCTGGCAATGTGCAGGAGCCAGGGCGGAGAGGCAG GTCTGTGGAGCTAGAGGGGTCACAGGCCTTGAGCCAGCAGGCTGAGCTGATCTGTCGGCAGCTGCGAGAGCTGCGGCGACTTGAGGAGGAGGTCCTAGTCCTGCGGGAGACTTCGTTGCAGCAGAAGATGAGGCTGGAGGCCCAGGCCATGGAGCTGGAGGCTCTGGCTCGGGCGGAGAAGGCTGGCCGAGCTGAGGCTGAGGGCCTGCGTGCTGCCTTGGCTGGGGCTGAGGTTGTCCGgaagaacctggaagaggggAGCCAGCGGGACCTGGAGGAGGTTAAGAGGCTGCACCAAGAGCAG cTCTCCTCTTTGACGCAGGCTCATCAGGAGGCTCTTTCTAGTTTGACCAACAAAGCTGAGGGCTTGGAGAAATCTCTGAATAGTCTGGAaaccaggagggcaggggaagcCAAGGAGCTGGCTGTGGCCCAGAAGGAGGCTGAGCTGCTGCAGAAGCAGCTGAG CAAGACCCAAGAAGATTTGGAAGCACAGGTGACCTTGGTTGAGAATTTAAGGAGATATGTGGGGGAGCAAGTCCCTCCTGAGGTTCAAAGCCAGACCTGGGAATCAGAGCGACAGGAGCTTCTAGAAACTGTGCAA CACTTGCAGGAGGACCGGGATGGCCTGCACACCACAGTGGAGCTGCTGCAGGTGCGTGTGCAAAGCCTCATGCACATCCTTGCCATGCAGGAGGAGGAGCTGGCCAGGAAG GTTCAACCTTCAGATTCCCTGGAGCCTGAATTCACTAGGAAGTGCCAGTCCCTGCTGAAGCGCTGGCGTGACAAAGTGTTTGCCCTCATGGTACAGCTGAAGGCCCAGGAGCTGGAGCACAGAGGATGCATGGAGCAGCTGAAGGGACAG GTGGCAGAGCTCCAGGAAAGAGTTGTGGCCCAGAGCCAGGAGCAGGCCATCCTGCAGCGCTCCCTGCAGGACAAGGCCACAGAGGTGGAGGTGGAGCGGATGGGCGCCAAG GCCCTGCAGATAGAGCTGAACCGAGCTCAGGAGGCCCAGCGCCGGAGGCAGCAGCACACGGCCACAGCTGAGGAGCAGCTGAAGCTTGTGGCCAATTCTGTCAGCAG CTTCCAGACCTGGCTCCAGAGCACCGTGGCTGACATGGAACGGGCCACCACACGGCTTCCCAGCCTCAGCAGCCGAGTCAGCTATGCCGTCCGCAGAGTCCACACCGTTCAGG GCCTGATGGCTCGAAAACTGGCCCTTGTTCAGCTGCGCCAGGAGAG ctgcccccaacccccaccggCCACAGATGTGAGCCTTGAGTTGGAGCAGCTGCGGGAAGAACGGAACCGCCTGGACACAGAACTGCAGCTGAGTGCCCATATCATCCAGCGGGAGGTGGGCCAGGCCCGGGAGCAAG GGGAGGCGGAGCGGCAGCAGCTGAGCAAGGTCGCCCAGCAGCTGGAGCAGGAGCTGCAGCGGACCCAGGAGTCCCTGGCTAGTGTGGGGCTGCAGCTGGAAGCGGCTCGCCAGGGCCAGCAGGAGAGCACACAGGAGGCTGCCAGTCTCCGACAGGAACTGACCCAGCAGCAGGAGATCTATGGGCAAG ctctGCAAGAGAAGGTGGCTGAAGTGGAAACTAGGCTTCGGGAACAGCTCTTAGAAACAGAGAGGAGATTGAATGAGGCTCGGAGGGAGCATGGCAAGGCAG TGGTCTCCCTGCGCCAGATGCAGCGCAAAGCCACCCGGGAAAAGGAACGGAACCAGGAGCTCAGGCGCCTGCAAGATGAGGCCCGGAAGGAGGAGGGGCTGCGGCTGACCCAACGCCTGCAGGAGCTAGAAAGGGACAAGAACCTTATGCTG GCCACCTTGCAGCAGGAGGGTCTCCTCTCCCGTTACAAGCAGCAGCGACTGTTGGCAGTTCTTCCTTCCCTGCTGGATAAGGGGAAATCTGTGGAGTccggccccagggccccagggtcTTCAGCACCTGTGCCTCCAGCAGTAGCACCCACCAGCAGAGAGTCCATAAAAG GATCACTCTCTGTCCTGCTCGATGATCTGCAGGGCCTGAGTGAGGCCATCTCCAAAGAGGAAGCTGTTTCTCAAGGAGACAACCAGAACTATCCTCCTCCAGTCTGCCTCTGA